A genomic region of Candidatus Pseudomonas phytovorans contains the following coding sequences:
- a CDS encoding extracellular solute-binding protein, which produces MIRPLLLSLSLALSFPAVAMVSESHGYAQFGTLKYPATFTHFDWVNPQAPKGGTLRAMAFGTFDTLNPYTFKGSSPITTPNFQQYGISELNEPLMVGTGQYDPSGDEPTSSYGLIARSVEYSEDRSWVVFNLRPEARWHDGQPITSTDVAFSYRTLLKDGHPIYRTNLQEVQRVDILGPLRIRFVFKRAGNPLLILRLGEMPVLPKHYWQKRDFKATTFEPPLGSGPYRITEVQPGRRLVFERVKNYWGKDLAVNRGKYNFKRVEYEFYRDATVAFEAFKAGEFDIYIEHQAKNWANGYNFPAVRRGEVIKAQIPHRIPTQTQGLFMNSRRATFSDPRVREALGLMLDFEWTNRALFSSAYRRSTSYYPNSEFAASGLPTGKEWLLLAPFRDQLPAKLFSEPYKVSQTDGRGINRQTLRQALGLLAQAGWKLNGQRLVDSKGQQLRMELLLVNPNLERILQPYVENLSSIGIDARLRTVDRAQYKQRLDQFDFDMILMTLNQTLSPGLEQWLYFHSSQAATKGSKNYAGVKDPVVDHLLDTLLAARTRDDQVAAARALDRVLSWQYYMIPNWYLDNHRLAYRNRFAFVTTPPYTLGLNSWWIKTSEKAQ; this is translated from the coding sequence TTGATACGTCCCCTCCTGCTGTCACTCAGCCTGGCCTTGAGCTTTCCCGCAGTCGCGATGGTGAGCGAAAGCCACGGATACGCGCAGTTCGGCACGCTCAAGTACCCAGCCACATTCACCCATTTCGACTGGGTCAACCCGCAAGCGCCCAAGGGCGGCACCTTGCGCGCCATGGCTTTTGGCACCTTCGATACCCTCAACCCCTACACTTTCAAGGGTTCGAGCCCGATCACCACGCCCAATTTCCAGCAATACGGCATCAGCGAGCTGAACGAGCCACTGATGGTCGGCACCGGTCAGTACGACCCGTCGGGTGACGAGCCTACCTCCAGCTATGGCCTGATCGCCCGTTCGGTCGAATACAGCGAGGACCGCAGCTGGGTGGTGTTCAATCTGCGCCCGGAAGCCCGCTGGCATGACGGCCAGCCCATCACGTCGACAGACGTGGCCTTTTCCTACCGCACACTGCTCAAGGACGGCCACCCGATCTACCGCACCAACCTGCAGGAAGTGCAGCGGGTAGACATCCTCGGCCCGCTGCGCATCCGCTTCGTGTTCAAGCGCGCCGGCAACCCGCTGCTGATCCTGCGCCTGGGCGAGATGCCGGTGCTGCCCAAGCACTACTGGCAAAAGCGCGACTTCAAGGCCACCACCTTCGAGCCCCCCTTGGGTAGCGGCCCCTATCGCATCACCGAAGTACAACCCGGGCGCCGTCTGGTATTCGAGCGGGTGAAGAACTACTGGGGCAAAGACCTGGCGGTCAACCGTGGCAAGTACAACTTCAAGCGCGTGGAATACGAGTTCTACCGCGACGCCACGGTAGCCTTTGAAGCGTTCAAGGCTGGGGAATTCGACATTTACATCGAGCACCAGGCAAAGAACTGGGCCAACGGCTACAACTTTCCGGCCGTGCGCCGCGGCGAAGTGATCAAGGCCCAGATCCCGCACCGCATCCCCACGCAAACCCAAGGCCTGTTCATGAACAGCCGCCGGGCCACCTTCAGCGACCCACGGGTACGCGAGGCGCTGGGGCTGATGCTCGACTTCGAGTGGACCAACCGCGCCCTGTTCAGCAGCGCCTACCGCCGCTCGACCAGTTACTACCCCAACAGCGAATTCGCCGCCAGTGGCCTGCCCACCGGCAAGGAGTGGCTGCTGCTGGCGCCGTTCCGCGACCAATTGCCGGCCAAGCTGTTCAGCGAACCCTACAAGGTCAGCCAGACCGATGGCCGCGGCATCAACCGCCAGACCCTACGCCAGGCGTTGGGCCTGCTTGCCCAGGCTGGCTGGAAGCTGAACGGCCAGCGCCTGGTCGACAGCAAGGGCCAGCAGTTGCGCATGGAACTGCTGCTGGTAAACCCCAACCTTGAACGCATCCTGCAACCTTATGTCGAAAATCTGTCCAGCATTGGCATCGATGCGCGCTTGCGCACCGTGGACCGTGCCCAGTACAAACAACGCCTGGACCAGTTCGATTTCGACATGATTCTGATGACCCTGAACCAGACCCTGAGCCCCGGCCTTGAACAGTGGCTGTACTTTCATTCCAGCCAGGCCGCGACCAAGGGCAGCAAGAACTATGCTGGGGTCAAGGACCCGGTGGTCGACCACCTGCTCGACACCCTGCTGGCCGCACGCACGCGCGACGACCAGGTCGCCGCCGCCCGCGCCCTGGACCGCGTGCTTTCGTGGCAGTACTACATGATCCCCAACTGGTACCTCGACAATCATCGCCTGGCCTACCGCAACCGGTTCGCCTTCGTCACCACACCGCCCTATACCCTTGGGCTGAACAGCTGGTGGATCAAGACTTCGGAGAAAGCCCAATGA
- a CDS encoding microcin C ABC transporter permease YejB, giving the protein MLAYILRRLLLIIPTLLGILIINFIIVQAAPGGPVEQMIAKLEGFEGATSRIAGGGAEVSVAGSNYRGAQGLDPALIVEIERMYGFDKSPPERLWIMIKNYAQLDFGDSFFRDAKVIDLIIEKMPVSISLGLWSTLIMYLVSIPLGIAKAVRHGSHFDVWTSSAIIVGYAIPAFLFAILLIVLFAGGSYFDWFPLRGLTSNNFDELSTTGKVLDYFWHLVLPITALVIGNFATMTLLTKNSFLDEINKQYVVTAKAKGLSRPRVLYGHVFRNAMLLVIAGFPSAFIGIFFTGSLLIEVIFSLDGLGLMSFEAAINRDYPVVFGTLFIFTLLGLVVKLIGDLTYTLVDPRIDFASREH; this is encoded by the coding sequence ATGCTGGCCTATATCCTGCGTCGCCTGCTGCTGATCATCCCGACGCTGCTCGGTATCCTGATCATCAATTTCATCATCGTCCAGGCCGCCCCCGGTGGCCCGGTCGAGCAGATGATCGCCAAGCTCGAAGGCTTCGAAGGCGCCACCAGCCGCATTGCCGGAGGCGGCGCCGAGGTTTCAGTGGCCGGCTCCAACTACCGCGGCGCCCAGGGCTTGGACCCTGCACTGATCGTCGAAATCGAGCGCATGTACGGCTTCGACAAGTCGCCGCCCGAGCGCCTGTGGATCATGATCAAGAACTACGCCCAACTGGACTTCGGCGACAGCTTCTTCCGCGATGCCAAGGTTATCGACCTGATTATCGAAAAGATGCCGGTGTCGATCTCGCTGGGGCTGTGGAGCACGCTGATCATGTACCTGGTGTCGATCCCGCTGGGGATTGCCAAGGCGGTGCGCCACGGCAGCCACTTCGATGTATGGACCAGCTCGGCGATCATCGTCGGCTACGCCATCCCGGCGTTTCTGTTCGCCATCCTGCTGATCGTACTGTTCGCCGGTGGCAGCTACTTCGACTGGTTCCCGCTGCGCGGCCTCACCTCCAACAACTTCGACGAGCTGAGCACCACCGGCAAAGTGCTGGACTACTTCTGGCACCTGGTGCTGCCGATCACCGCGCTGGTCATCGGCAACTTCGCCACCATGACCCTGCTGACCAAAAACAGCTTCCTCGACGAGATCAACAAGCAATACGTGGTCACCGCCAAGGCCAAGGGCCTCAGCCGGCCGCGGGTGCTGTACGGCCACGTGTTCCGCAACGCCATGCTGCTGGTGATCGCCGGCTTCCCGTCGGCGTTCATCGGCATTTTCTTCACGGGTTCGCTGTTGATCGAGGTGATCTTCAGCCTCGACGGCCTGGGCCTGATGAGTTTTGAAGCGGCCATCAACCGCGACTACCCGGTGGTCTTCGGCACCCTGTTCATCTTCACCCTGCTGGGGCTGGTGGTGAAACTGATCGGCGACCTGACCTACACCCTGGTCGATCCACGCATCGACTTCGCCAGCCGGGAGCACTGA
- a CDS encoding ABC transporter permease yields the protein MALSPLNRRRFERFKANRRGWWSLWLFLILFGLSLGAELIANDKPVAVRYDGEWYFPAFKRYPETTFGGEFPLEANYKSPYIRELLAKKDSFVLWAPIPFSYQSINYDLRVPAPAPPSADNWLGTDDQGRDVLARVIYGFRISVLFALTLTVASSIVGVIAGALQGFYGGWVDLAGQRFLEIWSGLPVLYLLIILASFVQPNFWWLLGIMLLFSWMSLVDVVRAEFLRGRNLEYVRAARALGMRNGAIMYRHILPNAMISTMTFMPFILTGAIGTLTALDFLGFGLPAGSPSLGELVAQGKSNLQAPWLGISAFAVLALMLSLLVFIGESARDAFDPRK from the coding sequence ATGGCCTTGTCCCCCCTCAACCGCCGGCGCTTCGAGCGTTTCAAGGCCAACCGCCGTGGCTGGTGGTCGCTGTGGCTGTTCCTGATCCTGTTCGGCCTGAGCCTGGGCGCAGAGCTGATCGCCAATGACAAGCCCGTTGCCGTGCGTTACGACGGCGAATGGTACTTCCCGGCATTCAAGCGCTACCCGGAAACCACCTTCGGCGGCGAATTCCCGCTAGAGGCCAACTACAAAAGCCCATACATCCGCGAGCTGCTAGCGAAGAAAGACAGCTTCGTGCTGTGGGCGCCGATCCCGTTCAGCTACCAGAGCATCAACTACGACCTGCGTGTCCCCGCCCCGGCACCGCCGTCGGCGGACAACTGGCTGGGCACCGACGACCAGGGCCGCGATGTGCTGGCGCGGGTGATCTACGGCTTTCGCATTTCGGTGCTGTTTGCCCTGACCTTGACCGTGGCCAGCTCCATCGTCGGCGTCATCGCCGGCGCCTTGCAGGGTTTCTATGGCGGCTGGGTCGACCTGGCCGGGCAGCGCTTTCTGGAAATCTGGTCCGGCCTGCCTGTGCTGTACCTGCTGATCATCCTGGCCAGCTTCGTGCAGCCCAATTTCTGGTGGCTGCTGGGCATCATGCTGCTGTTCTCGTGGATGAGTCTGGTGGATGTGGTACGCGCCGAGTTCCTGCGCGGGCGCAACCTGGAATACGTGCGCGCTGCCCGCGCCCTGGGCATGCGCAATGGCGCGATCATGTACCGGCACATTTTGCCCAACGCCATGATCTCGACCATGACCTTCATGCCGTTCATTCTCACCGGCGCGATCGGCACCCTCACCGCCCTGGACTTCCTCGGCTTCGGCCTGCCCGCCGGTTCGCCATCGCTGGGCGAACTGGTGGCGCAGGGCAAGTCCAACCTGCAAGCGCCGTGGCTGGGCATCAGCGCCTTTGCCGTGCTGGCGCTGATGCTGAGCCTGCTGGTATTTATCGGCGAGTCCGCCCGCGATGCCTTCGACCCGAGGAAGTGA
- a CDS encoding extracellular solute-binding protein yields the protein MTPTHRLRRLAGSLLLACLSLPALAAPQHALTLYDEPPKYPADFKHFDYVNPDAPKGGTFRQSSFGGFDSLNPFINKGVPAENIGNIYDTLMRQSQDEPFTEYGLVAGKIEKAPDNSWVRFYLRPEARFHDGHPMRAEDVVFTFNALIKDGAPLYRQYYADVAEVVAEDPLKVLFTFKHKGNRELPLILGQLPVLPKHWYENRDFNRGNLEIPLGSGPYKVAEVKAGRSVRYERVKDYWAKDLPINRGFYNFDAMTFDSYRDTTVALEALKAGAFDYALEVSAKNWATAYNVPAVRDGRLIKEELLNGNPTGMQGFIFNIRRPLFQDVRVRQALSLLLDYEWTNKQLFNGAYTRTGSYFDNSEMAAHGLPGANELKILEPLRGKIPDQVFTEAYKNPVSDGSGMIREQQRQAYKLLQEAGWKIVDDKMVDAQGKPVTIEFLLAQTEFERILLPFKRNLADLGIDLSIRRVDVSQYITRLRSRDYDMIVGGYPQSNSPGNEQREFWSSAAADNPGSRNFIGLRDPAIDQLVEELINADSRQSLIDHCRALDRVLLWGYYVIPNWHIKTWRVAYWNHIGHPKVSPKYDIGIDTWWIKPGVTPAVSEAPADEAN from the coding sequence ATGACGCCAACGCACCGTCTGCGCCGGCTGGCAGGCAGCCTGTTACTCGCCTGCCTGAGCCTTCCCGCCCTGGCCGCACCGCAACATGCGCTCACCCTGTACGACGAGCCACCCAAGTACCCTGCCGATTTCAAGCACTTCGACTACGTCAACCCAGACGCACCCAAGGGTGGCACTTTCCGCCAGTCCAGCTTTGGCGGTTTCGACAGCCTCAACCCGTTCATCAACAAAGGCGTACCGGCCGAGAACATCGGCAACATCTACGACACCCTGATGCGCCAGAGCCAGGACGAGCCTTTCACCGAATATGGCCTGGTGGCCGGCAAGATCGAGAAGGCCCCGGACAACAGCTGGGTGCGCTTCTACCTGCGCCCCGAAGCCCGCTTTCACGACGGCCACCCGATGCGTGCCGAGGACGTGGTGTTCACTTTCAACGCCCTGATCAAGGACGGTGCGCCGCTGTACCGCCAGTACTACGCCGACGTTGCCGAAGTGGTCGCCGAAGACCCGCTCAAGGTGTTGTTCACGTTCAAGCACAAGGGCAACCGCGAGCTGCCGCTGATTCTCGGCCAGCTGCCGGTACTGCCCAAGCACTGGTACGAAAACCGCGATTTCAACCGAGGCAACCTGGAAATCCCCCTGGGCAGCGGCCCATACAAGGTCGCCGAAGTGAAGGCCGGGCGCTCGGTGCGCTACGAGCGGGTCAAGGACTACTGGGCCAAGGACCTGCCGATCAACCGTGGGTTCTATAACTTCGATGCCATGACCTTTGACTCCTACCGTGACACTACCGTCGCCCTGGAGGCGCTCAAGGCCGGGGCGTTCGACTATGCGCTGGAAGTCAGCGCGAAGAACTGGGCCACCGCTTACAACGTGCCCGCCGTGCGCGACGGCCGCCTGATCAAGGAAGAACTGCTCAACGGCAACCCCACCGGCATGCAGGGCTTCATCTTCAACATCCGCCGCCCGCTGTTCCAGGACGTGCGTGTGCGCCAGGCGCTGAGCCTGCTGCTGGACTACGAGTGGACCAACAAGCAGCTGTTCAACGGTGCCTACACCCGCACCGGCAGCTACTTCGACAACTCGGAAATGGCCGCCCATGGACTGCCTGGCGCCAACGAGCTGAAAATTCTCGAACCGCTGCGTGGCAAAATCCCCGATCAGGTATTCACCGAGGCTTACAAGAACCCGGTCAGCGACGGCAGCGGCATGATTCGCGAGCAGCAGCGTCAGGCCTACAAGCTGCTGCAGGAAGCCGGCTGGAAAATCGTCGACGACAAGATGGTCGACGCCCAAGGCAAGCCGGTGACCATCGAGTTTCTGCTGGCGCAGACCGAGTTCGAACGCATTTTGCTGCCGTTCAAGCGCAACCTCGCCGACCTCGGCATCGACCTCAGCATCCGCCGGGTCGACGTTTCCCAGTACATCACCCGCCTGCGTTCACGTGACTACGACATGATCGTCGGCGGCTACCCGCAGTCCAACTCGCCGGGTAACGAACAACGCGAGTTCTGGTCCAGTGCCGCTGCCGACAACCCCGGCAGCCGCAACTTCATCGGCCTGCGCGACCCGGCTATCGACCAGCTGGTGGAAGAGCTGATCAACGCCGACTCGCGCCAGAGCCTGATCGACCATTGCCGTGCCCTCGACCGCGTGTTGCTGTGGGGCTACTACGTGATCCCCAACTGGCACATCAAGACCTGGCGCGTGGCCTACTGGAACCACATCGGCCACCCGAAAGTGTCGCCCAAATACGACATCGGCATCGACACCTGGTGGATCAAGCCTGGGGTAACCCCGGCGGTCAGCGAAGCCCCTGCGGACGAGGCGAACTAA